In one Neobacillus sp. WH10 genomic region, the following are encoded:
- the yugI gene encoding S1 domain-containing post-transcriptional regulator GSP13, with protein MTEKIETGSILSGKVTGIQPYGAFVALDENTQGLVHISEITHGYVKDINDHLKVGDEIKVKVLSVDEEAGKIGLSIRATEEAPVQQTAKPKKPRKRLAAAIIPEAEGQQGFNTLKDKLQEWIDQSQREDLIKK; from the coding sequence ATGACAGAAAAAATTGAAACAGGTAGTATATTATCAGGTAAGGTAACAGGTATTCAACCATATGGTGCATTTGTTGCACTCGACGAAAATACACAAGGTCTTGTCCATATTTCAGAAATAACGCACGGATATGTAAAAGATATTAATGACCACTTAAAGGTTGGCGACGAAATTAAGGTTAAGGTCTTATCTGTCGATGAAGAAGCAGGAAAAATTGGCCTTTCGATTCGTGCGACTGAAGAAGCTCCTGTTCAACAAACTGCAAAACCAAAGAAGCCTCGTAAGCGTCTTGCTGCAGCGATTATTCCTGAAGCAGAAGGCCAACAAGGATTTAACACATTAAAAGACAAGCTTCAAGAGTGGATTGATCAATCACAACGAGAAGATTTAATTAAAAAATAA
- a CDS encoding iron-containing alcohol dehydrogenase has translation MENFTFLNPTKLIFGKGQLEQLKTEIPRYGKKVLLVYGGGSIKRSGLYEKVNSLLHEVGAEVFELSGVEPNPRISTARKGVEICEKEGIEFLLAVGGGSVIDCTKLIAAGAKYDGDAWDLVVKKAFAKEALPFGTVLTLAATGSEMNAGSVITNWETNEKYGWGSAVTFPKFSVLDPVNTFTVPRNQTIYGIVDMMSHVLEHYFHLEENTDFQDRMCESLLITVMETAPKLLADLESYEHRATILYSGTMALNGILNMGYRGDWATHNLEHAVSAVYDIPHGGGLAILFPHWMEHTLNVKPERFRQLAVRVFGVNAEDKSAEEAGREGIRKLRDFWNSIEAPSRLADYDIDDSKIDVMADRAMANGEFGTFTKLNRDDVLSIYRASL, from the coding sequence GTGGAGAACTTTACTTTTTTGAATCCAACAAAATTAATTTTTGGAAAAGGTCAGCTCGAACAATTAAAAACAGAAATTCCCCGATACGGGAAAAAAGTGTTGCTCGTCTATGGCGGCGGCAGTATTAAACGTAGCGGTCTATATGAAAAAGTTAACTCTCTTTTACATGAAGTCGGTGCTGAAGTATTTGAACTTTCTGGGGTAGAGCCAAATCCCCGCATTTCTACTGCTCGAAAAGGGGTAGAAATCTGCGAAAAGGAAGGAATTGAGTTCCTTTTAGCAGTTGGCGGCGGAAGTGTAATCGACTGTACTAAGTTAATTGCAGCAGGGGCTAAATATGATGGAGATGCTTGGGATTTAGTTGTTAAAAAGGCCTTTGCCAAGGAAGCTCTTCCGTTTGGTACGGTATTGACACTTGCGGCAACTGGTTCAGAAATGAACGCCGGCTCGGTAATCACTAATTGGGAAACAAATGAAAAATATGGCTGGGGCAGTGCCGTGACGTTCCCGAAATTTTCAGTTTTAGATCCTGTGAATACATTCACTGTTCCAAGAAACCAAACGATTTATGGAATAGTGGATATGATGTCACATGTCCTTGAACATTATTTTCACCTTGAAGAGAATACAGATTTTCAGGATCGTATGTGCGAATCCTTACTTATTACGGTGATGGAAACAGCACCGAAATTGCTGGCCGATCTTGAAAGCTATGAACACCGGGCAACGATTCTCTACAGCGGCACAATGGCATTGAACGGTATTTTAAATATGGGTTATCGAGGCGATTGGGCAACCCACAATCTTGAGCATGCGGTATCTGCTGTCTATGACATCCCACATGGCGGCGGGCTTGCGATCCTTTTCCCGCATTGGATGGAACATACCCTTAACGTGAAACCTGAGCGCTTTAGACAGCTTGCTGTTCGGGTGTTCGGGGTAAATGCTGAGGATAAGAGTGCGGAGGAGGCAGGACGTGAAGGAATTCGGAAGCTACGTGATTTTTGGAATAGCATTGAAGCACCTTCACGATTAGCTGATTATGATATTGATGATTCTAAGATTGATGTAATGGCAGACCGCGCGATGGCAAACGGTGAGTTTGGCACGTTTACGAAGTTAAATCGTGACGATGT
- a CDS encoding Glu/Leu/Phe/Val dehydrogenase translates to MGTTDGDGKEKEILSLLTSTQIVIHDALKKLGYNQDMYHLLEEPLKTVSVRIPVRMDDRSTKIFTGFRAQHNDAIGPTMGGVRFHPRVSEEEVKAFSMWMSMKCGIADLPFGGGEGGIICNPRTMSFGELERLSRGYVRAISQIVGPTKDIPAPDMYTNSQIMAWMLDEYSCLRQNDSPGFITGKPLVLGGSEGREKAGAKGVTICIEEAARKRGISIKGARVIIQGFGNAGSYIAKFLHDAGAIIVGISDVYGALYDPDGLNINYLLDRRDSFGTVTTLFEGIFTNQELLEFDCDILVPAAISNQITVENAHSIKASIVVEAANGPTTLEATNILTERGILLVPDVLAGAGDVTASYFEWVQNNQGYFWTEEEISEKLREKLVKSFNDIYELAQTSKVNMRMAAYMVGVRKIAEAVLFRGWV, encoded by the coding sequence ATGGGGACTACTGATGGGGATGGAAAGGAAAAAGAAATATTAAGCCTTCTTACATCAACGCAAATTGTTATTCATGATGCATTAAAAAAACTAGGGTATAACCAAGATATGTATCATTTATTAGAAGAACCATTGAAAACAGTCAGTGTCAGGATTCCTGTTCGAATGGATGATAGGTCGACTAAAATTTTTACAGGTTTCCGTGCACAGCATAATGATGCAATTGGACCAACAATGGGTGGTGTTCGCTTTCATCCTCGGGTAAGTGAAGAGGAAGTCAAGGCATTTTCGATGTGGATGAGCATGAAATGCGGGATTGCTGATTTACCTTTCGGTGGAGGAGAGGGCGGAATTATTTGTAACCCGCGAACGATGTCATTTGGTGAGTTGGAGCGTTTAAGCCGCGGTTACGTACGTGCTATTAGCCAAATTGTCGGACCAACTAAAGATATACCAGCACCAGATATGTATACCAATTCGCAAATTATGGCCTGGATGTTAGATGAATACAGCTGTCTCCGTCAAAACGACTCTCCCGGCTTTATCACTGGGAAACCACTTGTGCTGGGAGGCTCTGAAGGAAGGGAAAAAGCAGGAGCAAAGGGAGTAACCATCTGTATCGAAGAAGCGGCGAGGAAGCGTGGAATTTCGATCAAAGGAGCTCGTGTGATTATCCAAGGTTTTGGAAACGCAGGAAGCTACATCGCAAAGTTTTTGCATGATGCAGGAGCAATTATTGTTGGAATTTCAGATGTTTATGGTGCATTATATGATCCAGATGGATTAAATATTAATTATCTATTGGATCGGCGTGACAGCTTTGGTACTGTAACCACCTTATTTGAAGGCATCTTTACGAATCAAGAACTACTAGAGTTCGACTGTGATATTTTGGTGCCGGCGGCGATTTCTAATCAAATTACAGTTGAAAATGCCCACAGTATCAAAGCAAGTATTGTGGTAGAAGCAGCGAATGGGCCTACGACGCTTGAGGCGACAAACATACTCACAGAGCGTGGAATATTGCTTGTTCCTGATGTGTTGGCAGGTGCAGGCGATGTCACTGCTTCTTATTTTGAATGGGTTCAAAATAATCAAGGGTATTTTTGGACTGAAGAGGAAATAAGCGAAAAATTACGAGAGAAGCTTGTCAAATCCTTCAATGATATTTACGAATTAGCGCAAACTAGCAAGGTAAATATGCGCATGGCCGCTTATATGGTTGGTGTAAGAAAAATAGCAGAAGCAGTGTTGTTCAGGGGATGGGTATAA